From the genome of Pelagicoccus sp. SDUM812003, one region includes:
- a CDS encoding error-prone DNA polymerase, with the protein MGLSGYVELHGRSAFSFLRGASQPDELAEACSDRGVLGMAVCDRGGVYGSARFHAEASERGVKAIVGCELPMEDGSALPVVVKTRAGYRNLCRLLTDTHLRGAKGEGRVKWSELEGRVGGLLALTGDEEGPLYEAWQRGDREQVESRLDALIKGFGDENVYVELQRRHERGEQRWVRAMRDLAEARRLSWVATNGVSYARPMGRALMDVFTCLREKVTLDEAGSLLSRNGQRFVKAPEEMRYLFRDMPEAVDNTLRVAEQVEFSLENLGYEFPSYDVPAGHSMNSYLREVVWKGARKRYGGEPSQKARRQMEYELAVIAKLGFSGYFLIVWDLVNFCRDHSILAQGRGSAANSVVCFCLEITPVDPVEAGLLFERFLNEERKSWPDIDIDLPSGDRREQVIQEVYRRYGRHGAAMTANVITYRRKSVAREVGKVLGFPEEALGRFSSLFGSHNYEHGVGLEEQLEKSGISKQHPRARALSKLCQQILGMPRHLGQHSGGMVICQGSLDTVVPLEPASMPGRSVCQWDKNDCEDLGIVKVDLLGLGMMAVMQDTMESLNAKGVPIDLASIPKDDRATFEMMQRADTIGVFQIESRAQIATLPRMKPKTFYDVVVEVGIIRPGPIQGKMVHPYLERREDSSKVSYIDPRLVDTLKRTLGVPLFQEQILKVAMVMAGFSGAQAEELRRAVSTFSTNERRMNKVLGKLVNAMRNRGVSEDKVEQVVQAVSSFAHYGFPESHAISFGLLAYASTYLKCHYGAEFYAGLLNNQPMGFYAPATLIQDAKRHGVRVRPVCVMKSDWKCVAKWGGSVSAGTAEAADGEEIRLGLVMVKGLSSTRGKALVLERERRAFSSLKDFRFRTRLNKEELRQLASIGALNCFCGDRRKALWEVETLLDEDDLFAFVDEPEEELSPLEMMTHLERLQADYQGVGVTVGGHPMASLRSSLPQVWRACDLASTPPNARVTVAGQVICRQRPGTAKGFVFISLEDETGISNAIVVPTLFERSRLTITQEKFLRISGVLQNMKGVVCVKADRIEPLLAGEMPASASYDFH; encoded by the coding sequence ATGGGTTTGAGTGGATATGTAGAGTTGCATGGCCGGTCGGCGTTTTCGTTTCTGCGCGGGGCGTCGCAGCCGGATGAGTTGGCGGAGGCGTGCTCGGATCGAGGGGTGCTGGGCATGGCGGTGTGCGATCGCGGCGGCGTGTATGGCTCGGCCCGTTTTCATGCGGAAGCTAGCGAGCGTGGGGTGAAGGCCATCGTAGGCTGCGAGCTGCCGATGGAGGATGGTTCGGCCTTGCCGGTTGTCGTGAAGACTCGGGCCGGGTACCGGAATCTTTGTCGTTTGCTGACGGATACGCATTTGCGAGGGGCGAAAGGCGAGGGTAGGGTGAAGTGGAGCGAGCTGGAGGGACGAGTCGGCGGTTTGCTGGCGTTGACGGGAGATGAGGAAGGGCCGCTTTATGAGGCTTGGCAGCGAGGGGATCGAGAGCAGGTGGAGAGTCGCTTGGATGCGCTGATCAAGGGCTTTGGCGACGAGAATGTTTATGTGGAGTTGCAGCGCAGGCACGAACGTGGCGAGCAGCGCTGGGTGCGGGCCATGCGGGATTTGGCGGAGGCAAGGCGCTTGTCATGGGTGGCCACGAATGGGGTGAGCTACGCTCGGCCTATGGGGCGGGCCTTGATGGATGTCTTTACCTGCTTGCGTGAGAAGGTGACGCTGGACGAGGCGGGCTCGTTGCTGAGTCGAAATGGCCAACGCTTCGTGAAAGCGCCTGAGGAAATGCGGTATCTGTTTCGCGATATGCCGGAGGCGGTGGACAATACGTTGCGGGTGGCCGAGCAGGTGGAGTTTTCGTTGGAGAATCTTGGATACGAATTCCCTTCCTATGACGTGCCGGCGGGGCATTCCATGAACAGCTACCTGAGGGAAGTCGTTTGGAAGGGGGCCCGCAAGCGCTACGGAGGGGAACCGAGCCAGAAGGCCCGGCGGCAGATGGAGTACGAACTGGCGGTGATCGCTAAGTTAGGATTTTCTGGATACTTCTTGATCGTGTGGGATCTGGTGAACTTCTGCCGGGATCATTCCATCTTGGCCCAAGGGCGTGGCAGCGCCGCCAATAGCGTGGTGTGCTTTTGCTTGGAGATCACGCCGGTGGACCCGGTGGAGGCGGGGCTGTTGTTTGAGCGGTTTCTGAACGAGGAACGAAAGAGCTGGCCGGATATCGACATCGACTTGCCCAGCGGGGATCGGCGCGAGCAGGTGATTCAGGAAGTGTACCGTCGCTACGGACGCCATGGAGCGGCTATGACGGCGAACGTGATCACCTACCGACGCAAGAGCGTGGCTCGGGAGGTGGGCAAGGTTCTCGGGTTTCCGGAGGAGGCGCTGGGGCGATTTTCGTCGCTGTTCGGCAGCCACAACTACGAGCATGGAGTGGGGCTGGAGGAACAATTGGAGAAGTCCGGCATTTCGAAACAGCATCCTCGAGCGCGGGCGTTGTCGAAGCTTTGCCAGCAGATATTGGGCATGCCTCGGCATTTGGGGCAGCACTCCGGAGGCATGGTTATTTGTCAGGGATCGCTGGATACGGTGGTGCCGCTGGAGCCAGCTTCCATGCCGGGACGATCCGTTTGCCAATGGGACAAGAACGACTGCGAGGATCTGGGCATCGTGAAGGTGGACTTGTTGGGGCTTGGTATGATGGCGGTGATGCAGGATACCATGGAGTCGCTCAATGCGAAAGGCGTGCCGATCGACTTGGCTTCGATACCCAAGGACGACAGGGCGACCTTCGAGATGATGCAGCGCGCGGACACCATCGGGGTCTTCCAGATCGAGAGCCGAGCTCAGATCGCGACCCTGCCGCGCATGAAGCCGAAGACCTTTTACGATGTGGTGGTAGAGGTGGGTATTATTCGCCCGGGCCCGATTCAGGGCAAGATGGTGCATCCCTATCTGGAGCGTCGCGAGGATTCGAGCAAGGTCTCCTATATCGATCCCCGTTTGGTGGATACGCTGAAACGTACGCTAGGCGTGCCCTTGTTCCAGGAGCAGATCTTGAAGGTGGCCATGGTGATGGCTGGTTTTTCAGGAGCTCAGGCAGAAGAGCTTCGTCGAGCGGTGAGCACCTTTAGCACCAATGAAAGGCGAATGAACAAGGTGCTGGGGAAGCTGGTGAACGCCATGCGAAATCGCGGCGTGAGCGAGGACAAGGTGGAGCAGGTGGTGCAGGCGGTTTCGAGTTTCGCCCACTATGGATTCCCGGAAAGCCATGCTATCTCCTTCGGTTTGCTCGCTTATGCGAGCACGTATCTGAAGTGTCACTACGGGGCGGAATTTTACGCCGGACTGCTCAATAACCAGCCCATGGGCTTCTATGCGCCGGCGACTTTGATTCAGGATGCCAAGCGACACGGCGTTCGCGTGCGCCCTGTGTGCGTGATGAAATCGGACTGGAAATGCGTGGCGAAATGGGGGGGGAGCGTGTCTGCCGGCACGGCGGAGGCTGCCGATGGGGAGGAGATCCGGCTTGGTCTGGTGATGGTGAAGGGGCTTTCGTCGACGCGAGGCAAGGCTTTGGTTTTGGAGCGCGAGCGACGTGCGTTTTCCTCGCTCAAGGATTTCCGGTTTCGCACCCGCCTGAACAAGGAGGAGCTGCGGCAGCTGGCCTCGATCGGGGCTCTGAACTGCTTTTGCGGCGATCGGCGCAAGGCGCTGTGGGAGGTGGAGACGCTGTTAGACGAAGACGATTTGTTCGCGTTCGTGGACGAGCCGGAAGAGGAGCTCAGCCCGCTGGAGATGATGACGCATCTGGAGCGGCTGCAGGCGGATTATCAAGGCGTCGGGGTGACAGTCGGAGGGCATCCGATGGCTTCGCTGCGATCGAGCTTGCCGCAGGTTTGGAGAGCTTGCGATCTGGCGAGCACCCCTCCGAACGCGCGTGTGACGGTGGCGGGGCAGGTGATTTGTCGCCAGCGACCGGGTACGGCGAAGGGGTTTGTGTTCATCTCGCTGGAAGATGAAACGGGAATCAGCAACGCTATCGTGGTGCCCACGCTTTTCGAGCGTAGTCGTTTAACCATTACGCAGGAGAAGTTTCTTAGAATATCCGGCGTGTTGCAGAATATGAAAGGCGTGGTGTGCGTGAAGGCGGATCGAATCGAACCGCTGCTGGCGGGAGAAATGCCGGCCTCGGCGAGTTACGATTTTCATTGA
- a CDS encoding cellulase family glycosylhydrolase, with translation MSYPSIHRREFIRKTGLGIAAGIGLSTSRTLNANAMTPAPQKLPKWKGFNFLDFFNPNPANARPATPEEFFKWMGDWGFDFVRVPMAYPSYLDIDYSQDITPEQVYRIDEAKVAKVDALVESAHKYGLHVSLNLHRAPGYCINAGFHEPYNLWTDQEALDAFCFHWETWAKRYQGVSSERISFDLVNEPSMREDMNDQHGERKPLQPEVYHRVAKAACDAIRGVKPDALIVADGNNGGHEAVPALADLGIAQSCRGYVPFNISHHKAPWVYKDPSALPTPQWPDGPGANRAFLEEFYQPWFDLQDMGVGVHCGECGCYNQTPHDVFLAWFGDVLSVLSERGIGFALWEMRGDFGILNSGRDDVDYEDWHGYQLDRKLLTLLQKA, from the coding sequence ATGAGCTACCCCTCGATCCACCGCAGAGAATTCATTCGCAAAACCGGTCTCGGCATCGCCGCCGGGATCGGGCTGTCCACCTCCCGCACCCTCAACGCCAACGCAATGACGCCAGCCCCGCAGAAGCTCCCCAAATGGAAAGGCTTCAATTTCCTGGATTTCTTCAACCCCAATCCGGCCAACGCTCGGCCCGCCACTCCCGAGGAGTTCTTCAAATGGATGGGCGATTGGGGCTTCGATTTCGTGCGCGTCCCCATGGCCTACCCATCCTACCTCGATATCGACTACTCGCAGGACATCACCCCCGAACAGGTCTACCGCATCGATGAAGCGAAGGTGGCAAAGGTAGACGCGCTGGTCGAGTCGGCCCACAAGTACGGACTGCACGTCAGCCTCAACCTGCATCGAGCGCCCGGATACTGCATCAACGCAGGTTTCCACGAGCCCTACAACCTCTGGACCGACCAGGAGGCCCTCGACGCCTTCTGCTTCCATTGGGAAACGTGGGCCAAACGCTACCAAGGCGTATCCAGCGAACGGATAAGCTTCGATCTGGTCAACGAACCCAGCATGCGCGAAGACATGAACGACCAACACGGGGAGAGAAAACCACTCCAGCCCGAGGTCTACCATCGCGTCGCCAAAGCCGCCTGCGACGCCATCCGCGGCGTCAAGCCCGACGCCCTCATCGTCGCCGACGGAAACAATGGAGGACATGAGGCCGTGCCGGCTCTCGCCGATCTCGGCATCGCCCAAAGCTGCCGAGGATACGTGCCCTTCAACATTTCGCACCACAAGGCCCCCTGGGTGTACAAGGATCCCAGCGCCCTCCCCACTCCCCAATGGCCAGACGGACCCGGCGCCAACCGAGCTTTCCTCGAGGAATTCTACCAGCCATGGTTCGATCTGCAGGACATGGGCGTAGGCGTACACTGCGGGGAATGCGGCTGCTACAACCAAACCCCGCACGACGTCTTCCTCGCCTGGTTCGGCGATGTGCTCAGCGTGCTCTCCGAGCGCGGCATCGGCTTCGCCCTGTGGGAAATGCGGGGCGACTTCGGCATCCTCAACTCCGGCCGCGACGACGTCGACTACGAGGACTGGCACGGCTACCAGCTCGACCGCAAACTGCTCACCCTTCTCCAAAAGGCCTGA
- a CDS encoding paraquat-inducible protein A → MNGPLAAVSCKAFAGLDPRLIDGMVLLVLSFLSMSSLLPERDTACPHCDLLARVPALQQGERASCPRCGAELAKRCRGDWQRVGALALAACISLAMALSGLFMELRSAGGDQSSTLIGFPISLALERPLLAGIVAFFCIGAPAGQAVGLLALATAFLLGAQSARWTWIVRSVKWLQPWSMADVFVVGILVSLIKILSLAQVGYGLSFWAFIGFSLCLAGAYASFDAKGAVAELEGAER, encoded by the coding sequence ATGAATGGCCCGCTTGCGGCGGTTTCCTGCAAGGCTTTCGCGGGCCTTGACCCGCGCTTGATTGACGGCATGGTGTTGCTTGTCCTTTCCTTCCTATCCATGTCTTCGCTATTGCCAGAACGCGACACCGCTTGCCCTCATTGCGACTTGCTGGCGCGGGTGCCGGCTTTGCAGCAGGGCGAGAGAGCGAGTTGCCCGCGCTGCGGGGCCGAGCTGGCCAAGCGTTGCCGGGGCGATTGGCAGCGGGTGGGGGCGTTGGCATTGGCGGCCTGCATTTCTTTGGCCATGGCGTTGAGCGGGCTTTTTATGGAACTGCGTAGCGCGGGCGGCGACCAGAGCTCCACTTTGATCGGTTTTCCGATATCGCTAGCTTTGGAGCGCCCTCTGCTGGCTGGCATTGTGGCATTTTTCTGCATCGGCGCTCCGGCGGGGCAAGCGGTGGGGCTCCTGGCCCTGGCGACGGCGTTCCTGCTCGGGGCTCAGAGCGCGAGATGGACGTGGATCGTTCGTTCGGTGAAGTGGCTGCAGCCTTGGAGCATGGCGGATGTTTTCGTGGTGGGCATTTTGGTGAGTCTGATCAAGATTCTCTCCTTGGCCCAGGTCGGCTACGGCTTGTCCTTTTGGGCGTTCATCGGATTCTCGCTATGCTTAGCTGGCGCTTATGCCAGTTTCGATGCCAAGGGAGCGGTCGCTGAACTGGAGGGAGCGGAGCGATGA
- a CDS encoding paraquat-inducible protein A, whose translation MKGEVEAMRSVSARSLGRGGCQRCGSVTDLEGSSRCAVCGAGLGSRKADSAQRTLAWLVTAMILYVPANVLPIMRTERLGRVMDSTIISGVIELWGHGSYLVAGIIFFASVLVPMAKIFSLLWLCWLVSPMGAKGCRPQHSRLYELTELVGRWSMIDVFVVAVLVSLVQLGGFVSVKAGPAGLAFAGVVLSTMLAARSFDPRLLWDAIEQRGKERPRHV comes from the coding sequence ATGAAGGGCGAGGTCGAGGCGATGAGGAGCGTTTCGGCGCGTTCGCTGGGGCGGGGCGGATGCCAGCGATGCGGTTCGGTGACGGACCTCGAGGGCTCGTCGCGGTGCGCGGTGTGCGGGGCGGGTTTGGGCAGCCGCAAGGCTGACAGCGCTCAGCGTACCCTCGCTTGGCTCGTGACCGCGATGATCCTTTACGTACCGGCCAACGTCTTGCCGATCATGCGCACCGAGCGGTTGGGCCGCGTCATGGACAGTACGATCATCAGTGGGGTGATCGAGCTGTGGGGCCATGGCTCCTATTTGGTTGCGGGCATCATTTTTTTCGCCAGTGTGCTGGTGCCGATGGCCAAGATCTTTTCCCTCCTCTGGCTCTGCTGGCTCGTTTCTCCCATGGGGGCGAAAGGGTGCCGGCCGCAGCACTCGAGACTCTACGAGTTGACCGAGCTAGTGGGCCGCTGGTCCATGATCGACGTGTTCGTAGTGGCTGTATTGGTTTCACTGGTACAGCTAGGAGGTTTTGTATCCGTGAAAGCTGGACCGGCTGGTTTGGCGTTCGCAGGAGTGGTGCTTTCGACCATGTTAGCGGCGCGCAGCTTTGATCCGCGGTTGCTTTGGGATGCGATCGAGCAGCGAGGAAAGGAGCGGCCTAGGCATGTCTGA
- the pqiB gene encoding intermembrane transport protein PqiB: protein MSEVARVSKQRRVSSIWIIPAVALAIGAWMIAQALLRADAKIEIRFETARGIEAGRTEIRARNVEVGLVENVRLSEDSQSVVVEASVQREAAHLLRKDSSFWVVRPRIGLGGVSGVGTLLSGAYIELEPGSSSESERAFVGLEEIPATPSTARGLRVQLESDAIGSVKVGDPILFRGTRAGQVDSARFSPQDDVFLYDIFIAWPYDAHVTTATRFWKASAISIDANTNGFSVSADSLESILSGGVAFDLPEGLEPGEQPRENQRFRLYRSYEEINRYPYKHYVEYLFLFNDSVRGLNNGAPVEYRGIPIGHVVDVSFGYLDSEDLFSDEQIPVPALARIYPGYIELSDSPESVERVSALIEQQAERGLKASLQHGNLLTGSLFVEMDFYPNEEPQSIRRQGGHTVFPTRSVGLKQIQRKVTDILTTIESLPLEDLSENIGGAALHASEMMQHAKEMLSKLETLLDAESVRDLPGQLDASLEAVQAAMEGLGPQSPFHQKLDRLIQNLNTSTNDLRRLLIKLENRPSELIFSSPAEEDPEPRAPQP from the coding sequence ATGTCTGAAGTCGCGAGAGTGAGCAAGCAGCGGCGTGTTTCCTCCATCTGGATCATTCCTGCGGTAGCTCTGGCGATCGGCGCGTGGATGATCGCGCAGGCGCTTCTAAGAGCGGACGCTAAGATCGAAATCCGTTTCGAAACGGCCCGGGGAATCGAAGCGGGGCGAACGGAGATACGGGCTCGCAACGTGGAAGTCGGCCTGGTGGAGAACGTTCGTTTGAGCGAGGATTCGCAGTCGGTAGTGGTGGAGGCAAGCGTGCAGCGGGAAGCGGCGCATTTGCTGCGAAAGGATTCCTCTTTCTGGGTGGTGAGGCCACGCATCGGCTTGGGAGGCGTGTCTGGAGTCGGTACCCTGCTTTCCGGCGCATATATCGAACTGGAGCCTGGATCGTCGTCGGAGAGCGAGCGAGCGTTCGTGGGGCTGGAGGAGATCCCTGCCACTCCTTCCACGGCCCGCGGTCTGCGGGTGCAGTTGGAGAGCGACGCTATCGGTTCGGTGAAGGTGGGGGACCCGATCTTGTTTCGAGGCACTCGTGCGGGGCAGGTGGATTCCGCTCGCTTCAGTCCGCAGGACGACGTGTTCCTCTATGATATCTTCATCGCCTGGCCCTACGACGCCCATGTGACGACTGCGACCCGCTTCTGGAAGGCCAGCGCCATCAGCATCGATGCGAACACCAACGGGTTTTCTGTGAGCGCGGATTCCTTGGAGTCCATTTTAAGCGGAGGCGTCGCCTTCGACCTGCCTGAGGGGCTCGAGCCCGGAGAGCAGCCGAGAGAGAATCAACGCTTTCGACTCTATCGTTCCTACGAAGAGATAAATCGGTATCCGTACAAGCACTACGTAGAATACCTCTTTCTTTTCAACGATTCGGTGCGCGGGTTGAATAACGGCGCTCCCGTGGAGTATCGAGGAATCCCGATCGGTCATGTCGTCGACGTGTCCTTCGGGTATCTGGACAGCGAGGACTTGTTCTCCGACGAGCAGATTCCCGTGCCTGCCCTTGCTCGCATCTACCCAGGGTACATCGAGCTAAGCGATTCGCCTGAATCGGTCGAGCGAGTGAGCGCTTTGATAGAGCAGCAGGCGGAACGCGGTCTGAAAGCGAGTCTTCAGCACGGAAATTTGCTAACCGGCAGTCTCTTTGTGGAAATGGACTTTTATCCGAACGAAGAGCCGCAATCGATTCGTCGTCAGGGCGGTCATACGGTTTTTCCGACTCGGTCGGTCGGGTTGAAGCAGATCCAGCGAAAGGTGACCGACATTTTGACCACGATCGAGTCCCTGCCTTTGGAAGACCTGTCGGAAAACATCGGTGGCGCCGCCTTGCACGCCAGCGAGATGATGCAGCACGCCAAGGAAATGCTATCGAAGCTTGAGACGCTGCTCGACGCGGAGTCCGTTCGGGACTTGCCGGGGCAGCTCGACGCGAGCCTTGAAGCGGTGCAAGCAGCTATGGAAGGGCTTGGCCCTCAGTCGCCATTTCACCAGAAGCTGGATCGATTGATCCAGAATCTGAATACGTCTACAAACGATCTTCGACGGCTTTTGATCAAGCTGGAGAATCGGCCGAGCGAGCTGATCTTTTCCAGTCCGGCGGAAGAGGATCCAGAACCCCGAGCGCCGCAGCCATGA
- a CDS encoding PqiC family protein gives MRKRLAHRVKLYFGGCVALAVFAGASLGCRSAKPQLETSSYVLLYDGKALWEGSLEVGSIEMPAYLDRSGIVLQLDGLRMHAGRYHLWGEPLEAGMRRVLGKLLDAKGGLARDAGVVRLQVERFHGTQEGSVAFEGSWKVDPIGGELGDWRRFSIESSLQADGYPALVAAHVSCLKKLCDQIVTELGPDRG, from the coding sequence ATGAGAAAACGTTTAGCCCATCGCGTGAAGCTCTACTTCGGAGGCTGTGTCGCCCTCGCGGTTTTCGCTGGAGCGAGTCTGGGGTGCCGGTCGGCGAAACCCCAGCTGGAGACGTCCAGCTATGTGCTGCTCTACGACGGAAAGGCCCTGTGGGAAGGCTCTCTCGAAGTGGGGAGCATCGAGATGCCGGCTTACTTGGATCGCTCGGGAATCGTCCTTCAGTTGGATGGCCTGCGAATGCATGCGGGGCGTTACCACCTGTGGGGCGAGCCGCTCGAAGCGGGCATGCGACGGGTGCTCGGCAAGCTGCTCGATGCGAAGGGCGGTCTGGCGCGCGACGCTGGCGTGGTGCGATTGCAGGTGGAGCGTTTTCACGGCACGCAAGAGGGAAGCGTCGCCTTTGAAGGTAGCTGGAAAGTGGACCCGATCGGCGGCGAGTTGGGGGACTGGCGTCGTTTTTCGATCGAGAGCTCCTTGCAGGCGGACGGGTATCCGGCCCTCGTGGCGGCCCATGTAAGCTGTTTGAAAAAGCTCTGCGATCAGATCGTGACGGAGCTGGGCCCGGATCGCGGCTAG
- a CDS encoding family 16 glycosylhydrolase: MSRYPFSPPRTRLPALALLTLLTLPAALSLGHGALAEDWLLVWSDEFETEGLPNAQWWDWEEGYIRNDEAQYYTRKRSENARIENGHLIIEARKGDLPGHDYSSASLTSRRSASWTYGRVEVRAKVPAGTGTWPAIWMLGDNIGEVGWPACGEIDIMEYVGYLPGVIHGTVHTTAYNHAINTSRGDTVERDDLESAMRVYAVEWDESKIDFFVDDQKYFTFYNDERSDDATWPFHRPQHLKLNLAIGGTWGGQQGIDESIFPCQFLVDYVRVYQRAQPGPYSILLQSTGPGLTSISPQKDSYQAGERVTLSADPDVGMRFFKWKNLQVERGLRATIEVNRDLDLTAQFVDPSALNLNTDFSNGLENWYSWVSEAAAANVSVEDGAARIHITQAGPNIWEAQFGQGGISLQSGDRYQLSFDAWSEVDGHEMKATLTMNAEPFQAYAERSINLTTEPQTYLLEHVHSLATDANSRIEFDLSSGNGSVRLDNVRLVNLDLNPLGPYESWKQEHGIRPADDAADSDQDGRPTIVEYFLASDPHSKDPKVPLARIAGHGSALRIAPVLSPRSEEELSDVTVSVYQSQSLEAWTPSSSDQLTDEQSSPRFARLLFEAVPPIQD; encoded by the coding sequence ATGTCTCGCTACCCCTTCTCCCCTCCTCGCACGCGCTTGCCCGCCCTCGCTCTGCTTACCCTGCTCACCCTGCCGGCTGCCCTCTCGCTCGGCCACGGCGCGTTGGCGGAGGACTGGCTGCTGGTCTGGAGCGACGAGTTCGAGACCGAAGGTCTGCCGAACGCCCAATGGTGGGATTGGGAAGAGGGATACATCCGCAACGACGAGGCCCAGTACTACACCCGCAAGCGCTCCGAGAACGCTCGAATCGAAAACGGCCATCTGATCATCGAAGCCCGAAAAGGCGACCTGCCCGGACACGACTACAGCTCCGCCTCCCTCACCTCGCGACGCTCCGCCAGCTGGACCTACGGTCGGGTGGAGGTCCGCGCAAAAGTCCCCGCCGGCACCGGCACCTGGCCCGCGATCTGGATGCTGGGCGACAATATCGGCGAGGTGGGATGGCCCGCCTGCGGCGAAATCGACATCATGGAGTACGTCGGCTATCTGCCGGGCGTCATCCACGGCACCGTGCACACCACCGCTTACAATCACGCAATCAACACCAGCCGCGGGGACACCGTCGAACGCGATGATCTGGAAAGCGCCATGCGCGTCTACGCGGTGGAGTGGGACGAAAGCAAAATCGATTTCTTCGTGGACGATCAAAAATACTTCACCTTCTACAACGACGAGCGCAGCGATGACGCCACCTGGCCTTTCCACCGGCCGCAGCACCTCAAGCTGAACCTCGCGATCGGCGGAACCTGGGGCGGACAACAGGGCATCGACGAGAGCATTTTCCCCTGCCAGTTTCTGGTGGACTACGTTAGAGTGTACCAACGAGCGCAGCCCGGTCCCTACTCCATCCTGCTGCAATCGACTGGTCCAGGCCTGACCAGCATCAGCCCCCAGAAGGATAGCTATCAAGCTGGCGAACGTGTCACCCTGTCGGCGGATCCTGACGTAGGCATGCGTTTCTTCAAATGGAAGAACCTTCAGGTCGAGCGCGGACTGCGGGCCACCATCGAGGTGAATCGCGATCTCGACCTCACCGCCCAGTTCGTCGATCCAAGCGCTCTGAACCTCAACACCGACTTCTCGAATGGCCTGGAAAACTGGTACAGTTGGGTGAGCGAAGCCGCCGCAGCCAACGTTTCCGTCGAAGACGGGGCAGCGCGGATCCACATCACGCAAGCGGGCCCTAACATCTGGGAAGCGCAGTTCGGACAAGGCGGAATCTCTCTCCAATCAGGCGATCGGTATCAGCTTTCCTTTGACGCCTGGAGCGAAGTCGACGGTCACGAAATGAAAGCCACCCTGACCATGAACGCCGAACCGTTTCAGGCCTATGCAGAGCGTAGTATAAATCTGACGACGGAGCCGCAGACCTATCTGCTGGAACACGTTCACTCGCTTGCTACCGACGCGAACAGCCGCATCGAGTTCGACCTCTCCTCGGGCAACGGAAGCGTGCGCCTCGACAACGTGCGTCTGGTCAACCTCGATCTGAACCCTCTCGGTCCCTACGAGTCATGGAAACAAGAACATGGCATTCGGCCCGCTGACGACGCGGCGGACAGTGATCAGGATGGCCGACCGACAATCGTGGAGTACTTCCTTGCAAGCGATCCCCATTCCAAGGATCCGAAAGTCCCGCTCGCCCGTATCGCTGGCCATGGCTCCGCTCTGCGCATCGCCCCAGTCCTCTCGCCGCGCTCGGAAGAGGAATTGAGCGACGTGACTGTATCCGTTTATCAATCACAGAGCTTAGAGGCGTGGACCCCCTCCAGCTCGGACCAGCTCACCGACGAACAGTCGTCGCCCCGCTTCGCTCGGCTGCTCTTCGAAGCGGTTCCGCCGATTCAGGACTAG
- a CDS encoding alpha/beta hydrolase — protein MVVSLSPLSWGGDLKKAASESPETFVLVHGAWGGGWDWQGMERLLEAEGHRVYRAHLTGHGQRAHLASPEIDLSLHIEDVIALIEWEQLQDVSLVGHSYGGMVITGVADRVPERLNRLIYLDAIVPEHGESVNSAFGRDGEENAGPGIEENGFSIPPWVSEGAPIPHDVPHSLKCFSEALTLRNEARFDVPTTYLYYIDPGMSEQEDAFYPFFRRAKEYEWKAVALPDWDHNAHRTHPQELLELLLSR, from the coding sequence ATGGTAGTGTCTTTGTCTCCCTTGTCATGGGGAGGCGATCTCAAAAAAGCCGCTTCGGAATCGCCTGAAACCTTTGTCTTGGTGCACGGCGCTTGGGGCGGAGGCTGGGACTGGCAGGGGATGGAGCGTTTGCTCGAGGCGGAGGGACATAGGGTGTACCGAGCGCATTTGACCGGTCACGGACAGCGGGCCCATCTGGCGAGTCCGGAGATCGATCTGAGTTTGCACATCGAGGATGTGATCGCCCTGATCGAATGGGAGCAGCTGCAGGACGTGTCGCTAGTCGGCCATAGCTACGGTGGCATGGTGATCACCGGGGTGGCGGACCGGGTGCCGGAGCGTCTGAATCGCCTGATCTACCTCGATGCGATCGTGCCCGAGCATGGTGAGAGCGTGAATTCCGCCTTCGGTCGAGACGGCGAGGAAAACGCGGGACCGGGGATCGAGGAAAACGGGTTTTCCATCCCCCCGTGGGTATCGGAGGGAGCGCCGATCCCGCACGATGTGCCGCACTCCCTCAAATGTTTCTCCGAAGCCCTGACGCTGCGAAACGAAGCCCGATTCGATGTGCCCACGACTTACCTCTACTACATCGATCCGGGGATGAGCGAGCAGGAGGACGCGTTCTATCCCTTCTTTCGCCGAGCGAAGGAATATGAGTGGAAGGCGGTGGCCCTGCCCGATTGGGACCACAACGCCCACCGCACGCATCCCCAGGAGCTGCTCGAGCTGCTGCTCAGTCGATGA